A window of the Scleropages formosus chromosome 21, fSclFor1.1, whole genome shotgun sequence genome harbors these coding sequences:
- the cecr2 gene encoding cat eye syndrome critical region protein 2 yields MSQGCGVSVEEVQSWWEVPAIAHFCSMFRTAFNLPDFEIEDLEEALLSQDHAFLANLICALLRGCYQRTDITPQAFSSYLDDIISYRWELEEGKSNPLRQGTFEGLPPRTQVELLHRLCDYRLDAADVFNLLKGLDADSLRVEPLGQDGSGARYWYFYGTRMYKEEPLKMQSDSGAPEIKVPEKRKRGRPPKKKKLEEMQLRLDLLAKPLPSDSCKNDWISPVLSSWSFATFSFFLVVNTMSSTEVMNVMMKMVLIMMAIIMMTKKIVMVPAMTLRMMNSLLLEQARGAWSLVCETEEQWASLAECIKDKASPEDHRLYRIISQNFLPEISSMIMNKEKEQREKLLGPVTFCSGNPPLPIKHVSKEDEEVSQASSEADKQKEEDEVERQALLAKQHREEKKLLRDARKRDEQERVKAVQERARRRRRQREEKVWLLSQGKELPAEPLHLETHLPVQEVHQAKDFYDTGDDYTALYKVLETLKAHKDSWPFVEPVDESYAPNYHEIIQTPMDLSTIEKKLNKGEYMTKDEFVSDMKLIFENCQEYNGEDSEYTMMAESLKSCFHKALLKHFPTEDGDTDEDFLETAEDQERKEHRWSRGKHLGGRVGLSNLVQTREQVRHRRGGLGKKGHSHSSAAPPSSHCPNVTTWLHVSHGQLQPAADVHHSVTHPVHSPQQPPGPSVQQSDVDSQFPFPKQESSGTRIPEISTEHLAYNFNMRIRNGDDNHRGPRFPVDPEAQPTQQHLHMGPVHGPSLGPRPSALQSGGTCTPPPEGNVYPSRLLPEGHVMQSVGSRHLGSGAAPQHIYSRFCHTSAGMSTVWATMDSQGKEQSATPAVRNPSVGSLPTQHFFNPAIGGCSVALKPWPEPPMGYLPPSGQYRTSTAVCSQSPMPHKSSITLHNSQTHMASMLNSPEMIALQQLSASSCPPNHPQPNSYQLKNCQQPPQTTSAPVPNPQLPLPEIQLLKSTQNPATNGCSSRLLGSLPKEAIQRSGMIALPWLEEQRLAPSPAEQSRCLSVVRRTPTALDQERELEMETEKLGCSAEHPQDTDMRGGKPNGTALVHQNISQNTPFHNSKRLSPHAGISSLPPSHPVSRQPAQPCPADHGGRKPSEPKSTSSRELNSPPLSWQHGNSSTLKPFDQPSPVFASDQYRQETYCLEKIPLDSQGKQCPRQLPSPCNPVIPQHRQGWDKGVGDHFGMGQSTNRQHGPIQGRSQRPYPYHAPRHIMSSQDNADIHPPYHNPREPYPYHAALQNPQGNSTMSPSYQYPQYSHQPMGSSRSSFNMEEWSRAPHYSHPPLSSSAYMHAAKINGRRRESSVSPQGSEGSSGSLLSLSPLPERQETCSPVKPAQVEEGPELPESPKEILDLDSHNAAARRCGAQALQKAGGTYGPNGMQFGMWQRGGSSPSMMSHSPYPSPQRSHPYLVEVLHQPQHLPFPTEQSRISLYRQPQVGGHLQSMIVQQDPVPNHYFYPR; encoded by the exons GCCACAGGCATTCAGCAGTTACCTTGATGACATCATCAGCTATCgctgggagctggaggagggcaAATCCAACCCCCTGCGGCAGGGCACTTTCGAGGGCCTCCCGCCACGTACGCAGGTGGAGCTGCTGCACCGTCTCTGTGATTATCGGCTGGATGCTGCTGATGTCTTCAACTTGCTTAAG GGCTTGGATGCGGACAGCTTGCGGGTCGAGCCACTGGGACAAGATGGCAGCGGTGCTCGCTACTGGTACTTCTATGGCACGCGAATGTACAAGGAGGAACCTCTGAAGATGCAGTCAGACAG TGGAGCTCCTGAGATAAAAGTaccagagaagaggaaaagggGAAGGCCaccaaagaagaaaaagctgGAAGAGATGCAGCTGAGGTTGGACTTGCTAGCGAAACCTTTACCTTCTGAttcctgtaaaaatgactgGATTTCTCCTGTTCTATCATCTTGGTCATT tgcaactttttctttttttcttgttgtaaACACAATGTCCTCTACAGAGGTAATGAACGTGATGATGAAGATGGTGTTGATAATGATGGCGATTATAATGATGACAAAGAAAATTGTAATGGTGCCAGCGATGACATTGAGGATGATGAACAGTCTCCTCTTAGAGCAAGCACGAGGTGCCTGGTCACTGGTATGTGAGACAGAGGAGCAGTGGGCAAGTCTGGCTGAGTGCATCAAAGACAAGGCCTCCCCTGAGGACCACCGCCTGTATCGCATCATTAGCCAGAACTTCCTGCCTGAGATCAgcagcatgatcatgaacaag GAGAAGGAGCAAAGGGAGAAGCTTCTGGGTCCTGTGACATTCTGCAGCGGaaaccctcccctccccatcaAGCATGTCTCTAAGGAGGACGAG GAGGTATCCCAAGCCTCATCAGAAGCGGATAAGCAGAAAGAAGAGGATGAGGTGGAACGGCAGGCCCTGCTGgccaagcaacacagggaggaAAAGAAGCTCCTGCGGGACGCACGGAAGCGTGATGAGCAGGAGAGGGTCAAAGCTGTACAGG AGCGTgcacggcggcggcggcggcagcgggaGGAGAAGGTGTGGCTGCTGTCACAGGGGAAGGAGCTGCCTGCTGAGCCTCTACACCTGGAGACTCACTTGCCAGTTCAGGAGGTCCACCAAGCCAAGGACTT CTATGATACTGGTGATGATTACACTGCTTTGTACAAAG TGTTGGAGACCCTGAAGGCACATAAAGACTCATGGCCATTCGTGGAGCCAGTGGACGAATCTTATGCCCCCAACTATCACGAGATCATCCAG ACTCCGATGGACCTCTCTACCATTGAGAAAAAGCTGAACAAAGGAGAGTACATGACCAAGGATGAGTTTGTGTCTGACATGAAGCTCATCTTTGAGAACTGCCAGGAGTACAACGGGGAAGACAGTG AGTATACCATGATGGCCGAGTCCCTGAAAAGCTGCTTTCACAAGGCCCTGCTGAAGCACTTCCCAACGGAGGATGGTGACACAGATGAAGATTTTCTGGAGACAGCTGAAGACCAGGAGCGCAAAGAGCATCGTTGGAGTCGAGGGAAGCATCTAGGAGGACGGGTAGGACTGAGCAACCTTGTTCAGACCAGGGAGCAGGTCCGGCATCGTCGTGGCGGTCTAGGCAAGAAGGGCCATAGCCACTCTTCCGCAGCTCCTCCATCTTCACACTGCCCCAATGTGACCACATGGCTCCATGTCTCCCACGGACAGCTCCAACCCGCAGCTGATGTACATCACAGCGTCACCCATCCAGTTCACTCG CCCCAGCAGCCACCTGGCCCAAGTGTCCAGCAGAGTGATGTGGATTCTCAGTTCCCCttccccaagcaggaatcgtcTGGCACCAGGATCCCAGAAATCAGCACTGAACATTTGGCTTACAATTTTAACATGCGG ATCCGTAATGGAGATGACAACCATCGTGGCCCCAGGTTTCCAGTGGATCCAGAAGCCCAGCCAACCCAGCAGCACCTTCACATGGGTCCAGTTCATGGCCCATCACTAGGGCCACGACCATCAGCGTTGCAGTCTGGGGGCACCTGCACACCACCACCGGAAGGCAATGTGTACCCCTCTCGTTTACTTCCTGAAGGACATGTCATGCAATCCGTGGGTAGCAGACACTTGGGCTCAGGGGCTGCTCCACAACATATCTATAGCCGTTTTTGCCACACCAGTGCAGGAATGTCCACAGTTTGGGCAACAATGGACAGCCAAGGCAAAGAGCAAAGTGCCACACCTGCTGTGAGAAACCCAAGTGTAGGTAGTCTTCCAACCCAGCACTTCTTCAACCCAGCCATAGGGGGTTGTTCTGTTGCCCTTAAGCCCTGGCCAGAACCACCCATGGGTTATTTGCCCCCTAGTGGTCAGTACCGGACTTCTACTGCTGTCTGCTCCCAAAGCCCCATGCCACATAAGTCTTCCATAACTTTACACAATTCCCAAACACACATGGCTTCCATGCTAAATAGCCCTGAAATGATTGCCCTACAACAGCTGTCTGCTTCATCCTGCCCTCCAAACCACCCTCAGCCCAACTCCTATCAGTTGAAAAACTGCCAGCAACCTCCACAGACCACCTCTGCCCCCGTGCCCAATCCACAGCTGCCTCTGCCTGAAATCCAGCTGCTCAAATCCACCCAGAATCCTGCCACTAATGGGTGTTCTTCACGCCTGCTGGGCTCATTGCCAAAAG AGGCCATTCAGAGATCTGGAATGATTGCTCTTCCCTGGCTAGAAGAGCAAAGATTAGCACCCAGCCCTGCAGAACAATCCAGATGCCTTAGTGTGGTGAGACGGACTCCAACTGCCCTGGATCAGGAGAGAGAGCTAGAGATGGAGACGGAGAAGCTGGGTTGCAGCGCTGAACACCCACAGGACACAGATATGCGTGGAGGGAAGCCAAATGGCACAGCCTTAGTCCATCAGAATATTTCCCAGAACACACCATTCCACAACTCAAAACGCCTTTCACCACATGCAGGTATCTCATCACTGCCTCCTAGCCACCCTGTGTCCCGGCAACCTGCTCAGCCCTGCCCTGCAGACCATGGAGGCAGGAAGCCCAGTGAGCCCAAGTCCACTAGCAGCAGGGAGCTCAACTCCCCTCCTTTGTCCTGGCAGCATGGCAACTCAAGCACATTGAAGCCTTTTGACCAACCTTCTCCTGTATTTGCCAGTGACCAGTACAGACAAGAGACCTATTGTCTGGAAAAAATTCCACTGGATAGCCAGGGCAAACAGTGCCCTCGTCAACTGCCGTCACCTTGTAATCCTGTCATACCCCAACACCGACAGGGGTGGGACAAAGGGGTTGGAGATCATTTTGGGATGGGTCAGTCTACAAACAGACAACACGGTCCAATACAAGGAAGGAGCCAGCGGCCCTATCCTTACCACGCCCCACGGCACATTATGAGCTCCCAAGACAACGCTGATATCCATCCTCCCTACCACAACCCAAGGGAACCATACCCTTATCATGCAGCCTTGCAGAATCCCCAAGGAAACTCCACCATGTCCCCATCATACCAGTATCCACAGTACAGTCACCAGCCAATGGGTAGCAGCAGGAGTAGCTTCAACATGGAGGAATGGTCCAGAGCACCACATTACTCCCATCCTCCACTATCTTCCAGTGCTTACATGCACGCAGCCAAGATCAATGGCCGGAGGAGGGAGAGCAGTGTATCTCCTCAGGGTTCAGAGGGCTCAAGTGGCAGCCTACTTTCTCTGAGCCCACTGCCTGAAAGGCAGGAGACATGCAGCCCAGTGAAGCCCGCTCAGGTTGAGGAGGGACCTGAACTGCCCGAGAGTCCCAAGGAGATCCTGGACCTGGACAGCCATAATGCAGCAGCACGTCGATGTGGCGCTCAGGCTTTACAGAAAGCAGGAGGCACGTATGGTCCGAATGGCATGCAGTTTGGTATGTGGCAAAGAGGTGGCTCATCCCCAAGCATGATGTCTCATTCTCCTTACCCAAGTCCTCAACGGTCCCATCCCTACCTGGTGGAAGTTCTGCATCAACCCCAACATCTGCCTTTCCCCACCGAACAGTCGCGCATTTCCCTGTACAGACAACCCCAGGTAGGGGGCCACTTGCAAAGCATGATCGTGCAGCAGGATCCAGTACCCAATCACTATTTCTATCCTAGGTGA
- the LOC108918614 gene encoding adenosine deaminase 2-A-like isoform X2, with the protein MAAPSFSGTSWGCLILVLLLYWAHVCLGVPDPHVRARLMQEEASRRTGGRVLLTESEQKLSERLHKLKEQEIAGPQFPPMMHFFEAQPFIQRSPIFSLLQRMPKGAALHVHDFSLVSVDWLVKNVTYRPYCYICFTKDQSVRFLFSAQQPLPRPQCSTWTLLETLRAKVGNVTDLDNSLIGNLTLFTADPGAAYPSQDMVWKKFEQTFIVTLGLVTYAPVFKEYFYRGLQELYMDNVMYLELRALLPKTYELDGSMHDRFWSLRTYQEVSRQFVADHPDFLGTRIIFTVHRGLNDSQVKEAVKMAISMQKTYPEVMAGFDLVGREDSGRSLWYFREALSLPVDLGITLPYFFHAGETDLQGTEVDGNLLDALLFNTSRIGHGFALPHHPVAKELSRKMGVAIEICPISNQVLKLVSDLRNHPAAVLMSEGHPLVISSDDPAVFGATGLSYDFYEVFVGIGGMSSNLGTLKELAINSLR; encoded by the exons ATGGCAGCACCATCCTTCTCAGGGACTTCTTGGGGATGTCTAATattggtgctgctgctgtactgGGCACATGTGTGCCTGGGGGTCCCAGACCCCCACGTGAGGGCCCGCCTGATGCAGGAGGAGGCTTCCAGACGTACAGGGGGCAGAGTGCTGCTGACAGAGTCAGAACAAAAGCTCAGTGAACGTCTGCATAAACTGAAAGAGCAGGAAATTGCCGGGCCACAGTTCCCTCCCATGATGCATTTCTTCGAAGCACAGCCGTTCATTCAACGCAGCCCCATCTTCAGCCTGCTGCAGAGAATGCCCAAAG GAGCAGCTCTGCATGTCCATGACTTCTCCTTGGTTAGCGTGGACTGGTTGGTGAAGAATGTGACATACAGACCGTACTGCTACATATGCTTCACTAAGGACCAATCCGTGCGCTTCCTCTTCTCCGCGCAGCAGCCACTCCCACGGCCTCAGTGCTCTACCTGGACGCTCTTGGAGACTTTGAGGGCGAAGGTGGGAAATGTCACTGACTTGGATAACAG TCTTATAGGGAACCTCACGCTGTTCACGGCAGACCCAGGAGCTGCCTATCCCAGTCAGGACATGGTTTGGAAGAAGTTTGAGCAGACTTTCATTGTGACTTTGGGCCTTGTCActtatgcaccagtgttcaaaGAGTACTTCTATCGAGGCTTGCAGGAGTTGTACATGGACAATGTTATGTATCTGGAGCTGAGAGCTTTGCTGCCAAAG ACATACGAGCTTGATGGCAGCATGCATGACAGGTTTTGGAGCCTCAGGACCTATCAGGAAGTGAGCAGACAGTTTGTGGCAGACCATCCTGACTTTCTGGGAACTCGCATCATCTTCACCGTTCACAG GGGCCTGAATGACTCTCAAGTTAAAGAGGCAGTGAAGATGGCCATTAGCATGCAGAAAACATATCCAGAGGTCATGGCAGGATTTGACTTG GTTGGCCGTGAAGACAGTGGAAGATCCCTCTGGTACTTTAGAGAGGCCTTGTCTCTGCCTGTGGATCTTGGAATCACCCTTCCCTACTTCTTCCATGCTGGAGAGACTG ACTTGCAGGGCACAGAGGTGGACGGGAATCTGCTGGACGCTCTGCTTTTCAACACGTCCCGCATCGGCCATGGTTTTGCCCTGCCACACCACCCTGTGGCCAAGGAGCTTTCCAGAAAGATGGGCGTGGCCATTGAGATATGTCCCATTTCCAACCAG gtactgAAACTGGTCTCAGACTTGCGGAAtcaccctgctgcagtactgaTGTCTGAAGGTCATCCGCTGGTGATCAGCTCAGATGACCCAGCTGTCTTTGGAGCGACAGGACTCTCGTACGACTTCTATGAGGTGTTTGTAGGGATTGGTGGGATGAGCTCAAACCTGGGCACACTCAAAGAGCTGGCCATCAACTCTCTCAG
- the LOC108918614 gene encoding adenosine deaminase 2-A-like isoform X1, translated as MAAPSFSGTSWGCLILVLLLYWAHVCLGVPDPHVRARLMQEEASRRTGGRVLLTESEQKLSERLHKLKEQEIAGPQFPPMMHFFEAQPFIQRSPIFSLLQRMPKGAALHVHDFSLVSVDWLVKNVTYRPYCYICFTKDQSVRFLFSAQQPLPRPQCSTWTLLETLRAKVGNVTDLDNSLIGNLTLFTADPGAAYPSQDMVWKKFEQTFIVTLGLVTYAPVFKEYFYRGLQELYMDNVMYLELRALLPKTYELDGSMHDRFWSLRTYQEVSRQFVADHPDFLGTRIIFTVHRGLNDSQVKEAVKMAISMQKTYPEVMAGFDLVGREDSGRSLWYFREALSLPVDLGITLPYFFHAGETDLQGTEVDGNLLDALLFNTSRIGHGFALPHHPVAKELSRKMGVAIEICPISNQVLKLVSDLRNHPAAVLMSEGHPLVISSDDPAVFGATGLSYDFYEVFVGIGGMSSNLGTLKELAINSLRYSSLSPQQKEEALALWQKKWDKFVVENSQ; from the exons ATGGCAGCACCATCCTTCTCAGGGACTTCTTGGGGATGTCTAATattggtgctgctgctgtactgGGCACATGTGTGCCTGGGGGTCCCAGACCCCCACGTGAGGGCCCGCCTGATGCAGGAGGAGGCTTCCAGACGTACAGGGGGCAGAGTGCTGCTGACAGAGTCAGAACAAAAGCTCAGTGAACGTCTGCATAAACTGAAAGAGCAGGAAATTGCCGGGCCACAGTTCCCTCCCATGATGCATTTCTTCGAAGCACAGCCGTTCATTCAACGCAGCCCCATCTTCAGCCTGCTGCAGAGAATGCCCAAAG GAGCAGCTCTGCATGTCCATGACTTCTCCTTGGTTAGCGTGGACTGGTTGGTGAAGAATGTGACATACAGACCGTACTGCTACATATGCTTCACTAAGGACCAATCCGTGCGCTTCCTCTTCTCCGCGCAGCAGCCACTCCCACGGCCTCAGTGCTCTACCTGGACGCTCTTGGAGACTTTGAGGGCGAAGGTGGGAAATGTCACTGACTTGGATAACAG TCTTATAGGGAACCTCACGCTGTTCACGGCAGACCCAGGAGCTGCCTATCCCAGTCAGGACATGGTTTGGAAGAAGTTTGAGCAGACTTTCATTGTGACTTTGGGCCTTGTCActtatgcaccagtgttcaaaGAGTACTTCTATCGAGGCTTGCAGGAGTTGTACATGGACAATGTTATGTATCTGGAGCTGAGAGCTTTGCTGCCAAAG ACATACGAGCTTGATGGCAGCATGCATGACAGGTTTTGGAGCCTCAGGACCTATCAGGAAGTGAGCAGACAGTTTGTGGCAGACCATCCTGACTTTCTGGGAACTCGCATCATCTTCACCGTTCACAG GGGCCTGAATGACTCTCAAGTTAAAGAGGCAGTGAAGATGGCCATTAGCATGCAGAAAACATATCCAGAGGTCATGGCAGGATTTGACTTG GTTGGCCGTGAAGACAGTGGAAGATCCCTCTGGTACTTTAGAGAGGCCTTGTCTCTGCCTGTGGATCTTGGAATCACCCTTCCCTACTTCTTCCATGCTGGAGAGACTG ACTTGCAGGGCACAGAGGTGGACGGGAATCTGCTGGACGCTCTGCTTTTCAACACGTCCCGCATCGGCCATGGTTTTGCCCTGCCACACCACCCTGTGGCCAAGGAGCTTTCCAGAAAGATGGGCGTGGCCATTGAGATATGTCCCATTTCCAACCAG gtactgAAACTGGTCTCAGACTTGCGGAAtcaccctgctgcagtactgaTGTCTGAAGGTCATCCGCTGGTGATCAGCTCAGATGACCCAGCTGTCTTTGGAGCGACAGGACTCTCGTACGACTTCTATGAGGTGTTTGTAGGGATTGGTGGGATGAGCTCAAACCTGGGCACACTCAAAGAGCTGGCCATCAACTCTCTCAG GTACAGCTCGCTGTCTCCTCAGCAGAAGGAGGAAGCACTGGCCCTTTGGCAGAAAAAATGGGACAAGTTTGTTGTTGAAAATTCACAGTAG